TAATAAAAGATTTATATTGATCTTCTTTTGATACATTTTTCCAATAATAATCTAATCCTATTTCTCCAATAGCTATAACTTTTTCATTTTTTGCTAAAACATTAATTGTATCAAAATCCTTACTTGTGAGCCCTTTAGAGTCAGTTGGATGAATCCCTACAGAACAATAAATCTTTTCATATTTATTTGATAATTCGATGTTCTTGAATGAATTTTCTACATTTATTCCAACTTCTACTACATATTCAATATCATTTTCATCAAATGAATCTATTATTTCATATTTATTCTCAATTAAATTTAAATGACAATGTGTATCTATAAAGCCCATTATTCTCCTCCTGATGTTGGGATGACACAAATAAATTGACTTTCACCATCATTAATATTTTTAAATTGATGTAAAACATTTGGCGGAACAAATACAAAAGAACCTTCTTCTGCTATAACAGTTTCTTCTCCATTAAATACTTCTAATTTCCCTTTTAAAACATAAACTTCATGTTCCCAATTATGTGTGTGTTTTGGAGTAAATCCACCTTTTTCTAATGTAAATAATCTCATCACAAAATTTGGAGCTCCTAATTTATTTCCAATTAGAACCCTTTTATGAGCTCCCTTTACATTTACACCATCATCGTATGTTATAGGTTCTATATCCATAGCCTTACCAATATATGCCTTATTCATAAATTACACCTCCATTTTTCTTTTAATTGATACATATAATATTATACCAAAAACTACAAAAAATATACTTATTAATACCGCAACTTTCATACCTAAAAACATTAGAGAATCTGTCCTTAATAATTCTATCCATCCTCTCCCTAAAGAATATAATATTAAATATAATGATATAATTTCGCCATCAAACTTTTTATTATTTCTTGCATAATAAAATAAAAATAAAAATATCACTAAATCCCATATAGATTCATATAAAAACGTTGGATGAAAATATTCATAACTTTCATAGCCCGGCATTCTAAATTCTTTTGGCACATACATTTTCCAAGGTAAATTTGTTGGACTTCCATAAGCCTCATAATTAAAAAAATTACCCCATCTACCGATTGATTGTCCTAAAGGTAATACATGTGCCATTAAATCTAATCCTTGTAAAAATGTAAAAGAAATATTTTTCTTTAATTTTGTATATATATATACTGATAACAATGCACCTATTATACCTCCATGAATTGCCATTCCCCCATGCCATGTTTTGAAAATTTCTGATGGCATTTTAGAATATATATCCCAATTAAATATAACATAGTATAATCTTGCACCTATAATTGAAAAAACTACACCTAAAATTACAGCATTTGATAACTCATTTTCATTAAAATTCCATTTTTTTGCAGTATCAGTCGCTAAATAAAAA
The window above is part of the Marinitoga sp. 38H-ov genome. Proteins encoded here:
- a CDS encoding cupin domain-containing protein; translation: MNKAYIGKAMDIEPITYDDGVNVKGAHKRVLIGNKLGAPNFVMRLFTLEKGGFTPKHTHNWEHEVYVLKGKLEVFNGEETVIAEEGSFVFVPPNVLHQFKNINDGESQFICVIPTSGGE
- the lgt gene encoding prolipoprotein diacylglyceryl transferase, whose translation is MKNDKLYKKVLLISAIVYILLGLLFLPKVFSGEVIVNPIILKIGSLQIRWYGLLIASGVFLSFYLATDTAKKWNFNENELSNAVILGVVFSIIGARLYYVIFNWDIYSKMPSEIFKTWHGGMAIHGGIIGALLSVYIYTKLKKNISFTFLQGLDLMAHVLPLGQSIGRWGNFFNYEAYGSPTNLPWKMYVPKEFRMPGYESYEYFHPTFLYESIWDLVIFLFLFYYARNNKKFDGEIISLYLILYSLGRGWIELLRTDSLMFLGMKVAVLISIFFVVFGIILYVSIKRKMEV